From the genome of Acropora palmata chromosome 4, jaAcrPala1.3, whole genome shotgun sequence, one region includes:
- the LOC141879162 gene encoding uncharacterized protein LOC141879162: protein MKLSKKRTWKVPHPQSDPSPQYPPQPRRHDDDSEAKDSYVKVPISPMELTDLDKLYLALAETGQGYTFNILYYFLNITSVKALKDYNPTGNEYFKFLHLSDDFISSVKYNICDKHFDFQQLAVKFKHSNVIETCSKKGIPVIKREDLKEVKPISFGPRYYGVVCQAQWTRPDGMKLKVCLRYENEGLLGNFLREAEMSSLLHHPNILPMHGVVISSPFSPSVALVAEIAKYGNLDESRAQLSVERLCRFAIQTASALEHLEIKNIIHPSVNPFNCLVVSEDEVKLSCLGRCHFKSELGRKLSPSARLTQKDMVYQFAKLFSTYFAGYEELSPETMIAKNINKTHGSYGPLCPPHFCEVFDRCLLKNPDARPSFKEIRQSLVAKNYALKVKVINSFSAESAEFLNCKAGELITLIAKDCHRKDKTAWLGETEDRKIGFFNSENVQEQFNYDSLDGSFVPAEIRGRGPRAERAFQKAMQSGKVKVYRGRIMLLGQDRAGKTSLKKSLLGLPFDPNQESTIGVEVDPSKCEVEVDQVKNWMPSERKKREMSEFKEEIARSIAMDLTEPEADHNDSTATNPNVEETADNQEETKDQEEQELLPNVDEPATGSEEKSVIIEDGATAIHEEKPVDKDQVKNKLQLNINSTALPNDVTDLVVRYLQSLRLEDDIKAKELILTLWDFAGQHLYYASHSVFLSGRAVYVLVYNLNKNLLATAEPCVRQGITNILLHNPNNETNLDNLLSWLVSVHNIGSHAYKSLENQGTKQSYLRPPVIIVGTHSDQPFEEVKTTEEHIIKNILDKEYVKHIVSPFFAVDNTTEDDEGVQKLRQRIIEVFKDEPYMGEEVPLRWFNFERAVDALVAKEIYFMDLDQLLSLVRQVCHIVDEEEMTAMLNFYHDLGVIVKHGRTVVLQAQWLIDLFKQLITVRPFHEAHPLYLECWKELEVSGILGTALVDHVFSEFIQKGLFKQDILDMMELYGLIAKFSVATNENGAEQKYFVPTQLRSSPSALYEIKPSECDPCPLIVHFLDGFVPHGLFPQLVSKFIHWCSENGLKQTPQLFSSGARLFIGKQIAFDLILICRKGLIKVILKRRYMPSSKSSLNIATNKMAVEVRNFIEKTLVGFSRELCWLSNLRYELSVVCTHCLQSKCALDSSMSCCQDDCLHLLRVSPGEELICRENFSDEAVKVPGWEMWFEVPTSQSEEPQMHNSEAVGVDESSLFKPGTLSQDDVLLIAHELGSSWKMVGRVLKVPDSVIDVIEEEACEVSEKCYSLLRRWREMCASDATYECLARALQHPTVDRSNLAAKFCGLQFFNEAAVAKDC, encoded by the exons ATGAAGCTTTCTAAAAAAAGGACATGGAAGGTACCACATCCACAGTCAGATCCGTCACCACAATATCCACCTCAGCCCAGACGACATGATGATGATTCTGAGGCTAAGGACAGTTATGTTAAG GTTCCAATCAGTCCAATGGAGTTGACTGATCTGGACAAATTGTACCTTGCATTAGCAGAAACAGGCCAAGGCTACACATTCAATATCTTGTACTACTTTCTTAATATCACCAGTGTTAAAGCTTTGAAAGATTACAATCCCACCGGAAACgagtattttaaatttcttcatCTCAGTGATGACTTCATTAGTAGCGTGAAATACAACATTTGTGACAAGCATTTTGATTTCCAGCAACTTGCAGTG aaatttaagCACAGCAATGTTATTGAGACTTGCTCAAAGAAAGGAATACCAGTAATCAAGAGAGAAGATTTGAAGGAGGTGAAGCCCATTTCATTTGGTCCTCGATATTATGGTGTCGTTTGTCAAGCCCAGTGGACCAGACCTGATGGAATGAAG ttAAAAGTTTGTCTTCGATATGAAAATGAGGGTTTATTAGGTAATTTTTTACGTGAAGCAGAAATGTCATCTTTATTACATCACCCGAACATCCTTCCAATGCATGGTGTGGTCATTTCAAGCCCGTTTTCTCCATCAGTGGCTCTG GTTGCAGAGATTGCAAAGTACGGTAACCTCGATGAATCCAGGGCGCAGCTTTCAGTGGAGCGCCTTTGTAGATTCGCAATCCAAACTGCCTCCGCACTGGAGCATCTAGAGATTAAGAATATCATTCACCCATCAGTCAATCCGTTCAATTGTttggttgtttcagaagatgag GTGAAGCTTTCTTGCCTGGGACGTTGTCACTTCAAAAGTGAACTGGGAAG AAAGCTTTCACCTAGTGCCAGGCTTACGCAAAAGGATATGGTTTATCAGTTTGCCAAGCTTTTTTCAACATACTTTGCTGGCTACGAAGAGTTGTCTCCAGAAACTATGATTGCTAAAAACATCAACAAG ACTCACGGCAGCTATGGCCCTCTTTGTCCTCCTCATTTTTGTGAAGTATTTGACCGCTGTTTATTGAAGAATCCAGATGCAAGACCTTCCTTTAAGGAGATAAGGCAATCACTTGTTGCCAAG AACTATGCATTGAAAGTGAAAGTTATAAACAGTTTTAGCGCTGAGTCTGCAGAGTTCTTAAATTGTAAGGCTGGTGAATTGATCACGTTGATAGCTAAGGATTGTCACAG GAAAGACAAAACTGCTTGGCTTGGGGAAACGGAGGACCGGAAAATTGGATTTTTCAACAGCGAAAACGTTCAAGAACAGTTTAATTATGATAGTTTGGATG GCTCGTTTGTACCAGCGGAAATTAGAGGCCGGGGCCCTAGAGCGGAGCGTGCTTTTCAGAAAGCCATGCAATCTGGCAAAGTGAAAGTTTATCGCGGGCGAATTATGCTGCTTGGACAAGACCGTGCAGGAAAAACTAGCCTGAAGAAATCTCTCCTCGGTTTGCCTTTTGACCCAAATCAAGAGAGTACTATTGGAGTTGAAGTAGACCCGTCGAAATGTGAGGTCGAGGTGGATCAAGTCAAGAATTGGATGCCGAGTGAACGAAAGAAGCGTGAGATGTCCGAGTTCAAAGAAGAAATCGCAAGGTCTATCGCCATGGATTTGACGGAACCTGAAGCAGATCACAACGATTCGACCGCTACTAATCCTAATGTAGAGGAA ACAGCTGATAACCAGGAGGAAACGAAAGACCAAGAGGAGCAAGAGTTGTTGCCAAATGTAGACGAACCAGCGACCGGTTCGGAAGAGAAAAGCGTTATTATAGAGGACGGGGCGACAGCAATCCATGAGGAAAAGCCAGTTGATAAAGACCAAGTAAAAAACAAGCTTCAGTTAAATATCAATTCAACGGCCTTACCAAACGATGTCACTGACCTAGTTGTGCGTTACTTACAAAGCCTCCGACTTGAAGACGACATCAAAGCCAAAGAATTAATCTTAACTTTGTGGGATTTTGCCGGCCAACATCTTTATTATGCTTCGCATTCCGTGTTTCTGTCTGGGCGAGCAGTTTACGTCTTGGTGtataatctcaataagaaCTTACTGGCAACGGCAGAGCCTTGTGTCAGACAAGGCATTACTAACATCTTGCTGCATAATCCAAACAATGAAACTAATTTGGATAACTTGTTATCATGGCTAGTTTCGGTCCACAATATCGGATCTCATGCCTACAAAAGCCTTGAAAATCAAGGAACGAAGCAGTCCTATCTACGACCACCAGTGATTATCGTTGGAACACATTCAGATCAGCCTTTTGAAGAAGTGAAGACCACGGAAGAGCACATCATAAAGAATATTTTAGACAAGGAGTATGTGAAACACATCGTGTCGCCGTTTTTTGCTGTCGATAACACGACGGAAGACGACGAAGGTGTGCAAAAGCTACGTCAGAGAATCATAGAAGTATTTAAAGATGAGCCCTACATGGGTGAAGAAGTACCACTGAG GTGGTTCAATTTTGAAAGGGCTGTTGATGCTCTTGTTGCCAAGGAGATATACTTCATGGATCTCGATCAACTTCTCTCTTTGGTTCGACAAGTTTGCCACATCGTTGACGAGGAAGAAATGACAGCTATGCTGAATTTCTATCATGATCTCGGCGTGATTGTAAAGCATGGTCGTACTGTGGTGCTGCAGGCCCAGTGGCTGATCGACCTGTTTAAGCAACTTATAACAGTGCGACCTTTTCACGAGGCT CATCCTTTGTATCTGGAGTGTTGGAAAGAACTGGAAGTAAGCGGAATTCTGGGAACAGCTCTTGTCGACCATGTGTTTTCTGAGTTCATCCAGAAAGGCCTTTTCAAGCAAGATATTCTGGATATGATGGAGCTATATGGATTGATCGCCAAATTTTCAGTTGCCACTAATGAAAATGGagcagaacaaaaatattttgttccgACGCAGCTGAGATCATCCCCATCTGCTCTGTACGAGATCAAGCCGTCTGAATGTGATCCGTGCCCACTGATTGTGCATTTTCTGGATGGTTTTGTACCGCATGGGCTCTTCCCTCAGCTTGTGTCGAAGTTCATTCATTGGTGTTCCGAAAATGGGCTGAAACAAACTCCACAGCTTTTCAGCAGTGGGGCCAGGCTTTTTATCGGAAAACAGATCGCCTTTGATCTTATCCTGATTTGCAGAAAGGGGTTAATCAAAGTCATTTTAAAGAGAAGGTATATGCCTTCATCCAAGTCGTCATTGAATATTGccacaaacaaaatggctgtcGAGGTTCGCAACTTTATCGAGAAAACCTTAGTTGGCTTTTCACGTGAGCTTTGTTGGTTAAGCAATCTTCGGTACGAGCTGAGTGTGGTGTGCACCCATTGCCTGCAAAGCAAGTGTGCCCTTGACAGTTCGATGAGTTGTTGCCAAGACGATTGCTTGCACCTTCTTCGGGTTTCCCCTGGTGAAGAACTGATTTGCCGCGAAAATTTCTCCGATGAAGCGGTCAAGGTTCCTGGATGGGAGATGTGGTTCGAGGTCCCTACTTCACAG AGCGAGGAGCCACAAATGCATAATTCAGAGGCAGTGG GTGTCGATGAAAGTTCCTTATTTAAGCCTGGAACCCTTTCACAGGATGATGTTCTCCTCATTGCGCATGAGCTTGGTTCTTCGTGGAAGATGGTTGGCCGAGTGCTGAAAGTCCCGGATTCTGTGATTGATGTGATTGAAGAAGAGGCGTGTGAAGTCTCTGAAAAATGCTATA GTTTACTAAGGCGATGGCGAGAGATGTGCGCATCTGATGCAACATACGAATGCTTGGCACGGGCATTGCAGCATCCCACTGTTGATAGGTCAAATTTGGCTGCCAAATTCTGCGGTCTTCAATTTTTTAACGAGGCAGCAGTGGCTAAAGATTGTTAA
- the LOC141879111 gene encoding aldehyde dehydrogenase, mitochondrial-like has product MAFRFASRCLSRGILTRFSPASAVKKGNLATLAEVKIDDSPEIKYNQVFINNNFIDSVSGKTFPTVNPATGEKICDVAEGDKADVDIAVKAAKEAFKFGSPWRTIDASERGRLLYKLADLMERDKAYLASLETLDNGKPFSDSFEVDATLAIKCYRYFAGWADKIHGKTIPVDGSYLCYTRHEPVGIVGQVIPWNFPLVMQAWKLGPALATGNVVVMKPAEQTPLTALYVASLIAEAGFPPGVVNLVPGYGPTAGMAIAEHMEVDKIAFTGSTEVGHLIQQASGRSNLKNTTLELGGKSPNIVFADSDLDHAVSKSHFALFFNQGQCCCAGSRCFVEEPIYDEFVARTVEIAKNRVVGNPFDLKTDQGPQVDGTQLAKILDLIESGNKEGANLLYGGAKHGDKGFFVQPTVFSDVQDDMRIAKEEIFGPVMQIMKFKDMDDLIERANNTIYGLAASVFSSNIDKINMVASAVRAGVVWVNCYDVLDAQAPFGGFKESGIGRELGEYGIQQYSEVKTITIKLPQKNS; this is encoded by the exons ATGGCGTTTCGTTTTGCTTCACGGTGTCTTTCTCGCGGAATTCTGACAAGGTTTTCTCCGGCTTCTGCCGTCAAGAAGGGTAATCTTGCTACTTTGGCAGAG GTGAAGATTGATGATAGCCCAGAAATCAAATATAACCAG GTTTTTAtcaacaacaattttattgaCTCTGTCAGCGGCAAGACTTTCCCTACAGTTAACCCAGCAACAGGAGAGAAGATATGTGATGTCGCTGAGGGTGACAAG GCTGATGTTGATATTGCTGTCAAGGCAGCTAAGGAGGCATTTAAATTTGGCAGTCCTTGGAGAACAATAGATGCTTCTGAGCGTGGGAGGCTGTTGTACAAACTGGCAGATTTAATGGAGCGCGACAAGGCTTATCTAGCT AGCTTGGAGACATTGGATAATGGCAAGCCATTTAGTGATTCGTTTGAGGTTGATGCAACCTTGGCAATTAAATGTTACCGTTACTTTGCTGGATGGGCCGACAAGATACATGGCAAGACAATACCAGTTG ACGGCAGCTACTTGTGCTATACACGTCATGAACCAGTAGGAATTGTTGGGCAGGTTATTCCCTGGAACTTCCCTCTGGTGATGCAAGCTTGGAAACTTGGACCTGCTCTTGCTACAGGGAATGTAGTTGTAATGAAGCCTGCTGAACAAACTCCTCTCACTGCTTTGTATGTGGCATCGCTCATTGCTGAG GCTGGTTTTCCACCAGGTGTTGTGAATCTCGTCCCTGGTTATGGACCCACAGCAGGAATGGCAATTGCAGAGCACATGGAAGTTGACAAAATTGCCTTTACAGGATCAACTGAG GTTGGCCATCTGATTCAACAAGCATCTGGAAGATCCAATCTGAAGAATACCACTCTTGAACTGGGTGGCAAAAGCCCAAACATCGTGTTTGCTGATTCCGATCTAGATCATGCCGTTAGTAAGAGCCATTTCGCTCTTTTCTTCAACCAGGGCCAATGTTGCTGTGCAGGAAGTCGCTGCTTTGTCGAGGAGCCAATTTATGACGAATTTGTGGCGAGGACGGTGGAGATTGCCAAGAATCGAGTAGTTGGTAATCCGTTTGATCTCAAGACTGACCAAGGACCCCAG GTGGACGGGACGCAGTTGGCCAAGATATTGGATTTGATTGAAAGCGGGAACAAAGAAGGGGCTAATCTTTTGTACGGAGGAGCAAAGCATGGTGACAAAGGCTTCTTTGTTCAACCGACCGTTTTCTCAGATGTTCAGGACGACATGCGAATTGCAAAAGAGGAG attttcGGCCCCGTGATGCAAATCATGAAATTCAAGGACATGGACGATTTGATTGAGAGAGCCAACAACACCATATATGGCTTGGCAGCATCTGTCTTTTCCAGCAATATCGATAAGATCAACATGGTTGCATCTGCTGTCAGAGCAGGTGTTGTGTG GGTGAACTGTTACGATGTTCTGGATGCTCAAGCTCCATTCGGGGGTTTCAAAGAATCTGGAATTGGAAGAGAACT GGGTGAATATGGAATTCAACAGTACTCTGAAGTGAAAACG ATTACAATCAAGCTACCACAAAAGAACTCTTAA